From Fulvivirga lutea:
CAGAAATCAACGAGAACAGGCGATATTAACTTGATAAGGTAATGAGAAAGGTATTAGCAATCATATTAACATTAGTTGCCTTTCAGTCGAAAGGTCAAGACCCACAATTCTCACAATACTATGCGGCACCTTTGTATTTAAATCCTGCCTTTGCGGGAACATCTGTCGGGCATCGTTTCATTTTAAACTATAGAAATCAATGGCCTAATCTGAATAATGGCTTTGTCACGTATGCCTTTTCTTATGACTACAACCTGGATCACCTTAAAAGTGGAATAGGGGCTTTAGTGACAGTTGATAAAGCAGGTTCCGCTAACCTAACTTCCACCAATTTTAATTTTGTGTATAGTTATAAAGTCCAATTAGCTAATAAATGGGTGTTTACGCCAGGTTTATCGTTTGGCTATGCTAATAGGAGCATCGATTTTGATAAACTTGTATTTGGCGATCAATTAGATTTTGACAGTGACGGACAAGTGCCAACTACAGACCAAAGTGTTAATTCACTGGGCAACGCTAATTATTTTGATTTTGGGGCAGGTTTTCTTCTTTACAGTAAGAATTTCTGGGCGGGTGTTTCCACAGCACATATTAATCAACCGAATCGATCATTATTAGATGAAGAAAGCGAGGTACCTATGAAAACCTCTGTCCATGCAGGATTTAGAATTCCATTGTATCATGGATTAATGAAACGCGCCAGGGTATCCAGCATAGCACCTTCATTTATCTACAAAACACAAGGTGAATTTGACCAATTAGATGTAGGTCTGCACTTTCTATACGAACCTGTAATGATAGGTCTATGGTACAGAGGCATACCGGTGCAGCAAAATGTAAGCGATAATATTAGTCAGGATGCCGTAGTGATTATACTAGGTATGCAGTTGAAAGATTTTGAAATAGGCTATAGTTACGATTTTACTGTTTCAGAATTAGGCACAATATCAGGTGGTGCACATGAAGTATCCTTACAATACCGTTTTGAAGCTATGAGTGGAGGTAAAGCTAAGAAGCCTGATAAGTATATTCCATGCCCCACCTTTACTAAATAATGACTTCCTATACAGCCTGAATAGTGCTACCTTTGCGCCAAATTGTGTGCAGAGCTAATGAATCTAAAGTCGAATCTCGATAACCCCATTTTTAAAGTTGTTTCTGAAGCTGGTGAGGAGCTGGGTATCGATGTATATGTAGTTGGAGGATTTGTACGCGATATTCTGTTGAAAAGACCAAGTAAGGATATCGACTTTGTAACTGTAGGAAGCGGGATTGAGTTAGCTCAAAAAGTGGCCGAAAAGATAAACGAAAAACAGGTTTCAATTTTTAAAAATTTTGGAACAGCTAATATTAAATCCAAAGGTTTTGATCTGGAATTTGTAGGCGCACGAAAAGAGTCGTACAACAGAAATTCTAGAAAGCCTGTAGTTGAAAATGGTACGCTTCAGGATGATCAGAACAGGAGGGATTTCACCATTAATGCAATGGCTATTAGCCTTAATAAAGCTAATTATGGTGAATTAATTGATCCTTTTGAAGGTCAGAAAGACCTGAAAAGAAAGGTGATGCGCACACCATTGCAACCTGAAATTACATTTTCAGATGATCCCTTGAGAATGATGCGGGCCATTCGCTTTGCTACACAGCTTCAGTTTGATATTGAACCTGATACTTATGAAGGTATTGTTCAGAATATAGACAGAATAGAAATCGTTTCTATGGAGCGAGTTTCAGATGAATTAAATAAAATCATTCTTTCCAATAAACCCTCTTACGGGTTCAAATTATTGTTTCATTCAGGCTTATTAAAAAAAATATTCCCAGAAATGGTTGATCTACATGGCGTAGAAACCATCGATGGTAAATCACATAAAGATAATTTCTACCATACGCTTCAGGTATTGGATAATGTTTGCGAGAAATCCAATTACTTATGGTTGCGTTGGGCTGCAATTCTTCATGATATTGCCAAACCACCAACCAAACGTTTTGATCCAAAAGTAGGCTGGACTTTTCATGGTCATGAAGATAAGGGGGCCAGAATGGTGCCCGGTATATTCAAAAAATTGAAGCTCCCATTGAATGAGAAGATGCACTATGTGAAAAAGTTGGTGCGCTTACATTTGAGGCCAATCGCCTTGGTAAAGGATGATATAACTGATACTGCCATAAGAAGATTACTTTTTGAAGCTGGCAATGATATTGACGATCTGATGAAATTGTGCCGTGCTGATATCACCTCTAAGAATGATATTAAAGTTCAAAAATACCTCAGCAACTTTAAGAAGGTTGAGCGAAAGATGAAGGAAGTAGAGGAGAAGGATCAGGTGAGAAATTTCCAGCCACCGGTGTCAGGCGAAGAAATTATGAACGCTTTTAACATTGCCCCGGGTAGAATTATTGGAGAAATTAAGGAGGCCATCAAAGAGGCTATTTTAGAAGGAGAAATTCAAAATAACAGAGCAGAGGCGTTAGAATTAATGTACAAGTTAGCCAAAACAAAAGGGTTAGATAAAGTCTCTGGAAATAACTAGTTTTGGCGTTTTAAAAAATTGAACCAATGAAATATATAGCTATTCTATCATTCGTATTATTAAGTCTAAATGTAACTGCACAAGATGAAGCTACTCAGCCCAAACAAGCCTCAGCAGGCCAGGTGCTAACGAACCATTACATTAGAACTTATCAGGCTGGCATGCGATACAACGATTTTAGCGTAGCAAAGCACGCGCTGTATAACATATTGGTGGAGAACCCACAGAATGACTCAATCTTATACTCATTATCATTACTTTATTTTCAATCTCAAAATTATGCTTCCGCAGCACTTACTGCTCAGGATATTATTGCTGTAAATCCTGATAACCTTGGAGCCTTAGAAATTGCTGCAGTTTCTTACGAAAATTTAGGAGTTAATGATAAGGCTCTAGAAACATACGAAACGCTCTATTTAAAAACGGATGATCTCCAAACGCTTTATAAAATGGCTTTCTTGCAGTTTGATTTAGAAAAATATGCTGAAAGTAAAACCAATGCAGACATCTTACTTAACAAGAAGGGGGTTGAAGAAATGAATGCTGTTTTTAATGACACTGAGGGAAAACAAAAAGAATACCCGGCTAAAGTAGCATTACTTAACCTGAAAGGTCTTATAGCTCAAAAACAAGGAGATAACAAAGTGGCTGAAAACTATTATCAGCAAGCTTTAACTATTGCTCCTGATTTTAAAATGGCTAAGGATAATCTCGCTACTCTAAAAAAATAATTCTCTTCCATGCAACCTCTGTAACGTATATTTGTCTATAATACAGAGGTTAAAAGCTTGGCACAACACGAATATAATATACATCAGAATATTATAGATGAATGCTTGCGTGGCAGTCGTGCTGCGCAGTATGAGTTATATAAACTCTATTCTAAAGCCATGTATAATGCATGTTTTAGGATAGTGAGAAATTCTGGTGATGCAGAAGACGTTTTGCAAGATGCATTCGTTAGTGCTTTTAAGAACTTAAAAAGTTTTAAAGGAGATTCTTCATTCGGAGCATGGTTGAAGAGGATTGTAATTAATAAGTCTCTGAATTTTCTTAAGAAAAGGAGTATTGATGTAACACCAATGGACGAACTCCCCGAAGTAAAGGAAGAGAATGAAGAAACTTTTTATGGTGATCTTTCAGTTGAAAGAATTAAGGATGCAGTGGAAAAATTACCTGAAGGTTACAGGTTAGTATTCTCACTGTATTTATTAGAGGGTTACGATCATGGTGAAATAGGTGAGATACTTGGGATTTCAGAATCAACCAGTAAATCTCAATTTAACAGATCGAAAAAGAAGATTAGAGAATTATTGCAAGTCAATGGATAAGCTTGATAAATATATAAAAGATCACAGAAGTGAGTTTGATGATCAGGAGCCTGCCATAGATTTATGGAGTAGGATAGAAGCTGATTTGCCAAGCCCGAAGGATTTTACATGGATTTGGAAGGTAGCGGCTGTCATATTCTTTTGTACTTCTCTTTATTTAAGCTTAGACAAGTTCTCACAATCCAGTGAAGAAAATCTAGTCGCGCAAAAGGAGACTATATCCGATGATTTTGGTGATGTAGAGTCCTACTACTTTCAAATTATTTCAGAAAAACGAGACCTTATCTATGAGTATGATACTGGTGAAGCGCCTATTCAAGTAGATTTTGAGCAGGATTTACAAAAGCTCGATGCGATGTATCAGGTTTTGAAAGAAGAGTTAAAGGCTAATCCAAGTAAAAAGGTGGTGGATGCACTTATTCTCAATCTGCTCGTTAGAATTGATGTTCTTAATGAAAAAATAGAGGAGCTTGAAGGGGATGATGATGCTCCAAACCGTGATGAGGCAAATAAAGAAGAAGTAGAGATTTAATAAACAGTAGTTTTTAAATCGAATTGCTCAACTTTTGAATCCAATAACTTACCTTTTTCGCACTTCAGGATTCTCGCAGTATTATCCCTCACCAAGGTATGGTCATGAGTGGCCATTAAAATAGCAGTACCTTTTTTATTGATGTCCAAAAATAGTCTGAATATCCCTTGAGATACTTCCGGATCAAGGTTTCCTGTTGGCTCATCGGCAATTAAAATGACAGGTTCATTAATCATTGCCCTGGCAATAACTACTCTTTGCTGCTCACCACCAGAAAGCTGGTGCGGCATTTTAGATCCCACTGAACCTAGTCCTACCTGCATGAGCACCTCTGCTTGTCTGGCTTTCATTTTCGAGTTATCTCTCCAGCCTGTGGCTTTCATAACAAATGTTAGATTTTCCGCTACAGTTCTATCCGGAAACAATTGAAAGTCCTGAAATATGATGCCTAGTTTTCTACGTAATAGAGGAACTTGTGATTTTTTTATGTTACCAATGTTGTAACCGGCAACATCTATCTGACCCAGCCGCAAGGGTAAATCAGCATAAAGAGTTTTAAGTAAAGAAGATTTCCCACCCCCGGTTCTACCAATAAGAAAAGCAAACTCTCCTTTTTCAAGTTCAAAGTTTACCTCACTCAAAACAGTATTACTGTCCTGGAAAATGGTAGCGTCCTTTACTCTTACAACTGGGTCAGTAGAAAATGACATAGCTTATTTATTACCTTTTTTATGGTCTGCTAAGAATTGAGCCAGTCCTTTATCAGTTAACGGGTGGTTGAGCAAGCTTGTAATAACATTCAATGGACAAGTAGCAACATCGGCTCCTATTTCTGCACACTGAATTAAATGCATGGTGTGTCTAACACTTGCTGCAAGAATTTCGGTATCAAAACCATAGTTATCATAAATCTGCACAATTTGCTCGATGAGTGTTAAACCATCATGAGAGATATCATCTAGTCTACCAATAAACGGAGAAACGTAGCTGGCCCCAGCCTTTGCTGCCAATAGTGCCTGACCCGCTGAAAATATAAGTGTACAATTAGTTCTTATACCTTTATCACTGAAATATTTAATAGCCTTAACGCCTTCTTTGATCATCGGAACCTTAACAACAATTTTATCGTCAATTTTAGCAAGTTCCTCACCTTCCTTTATGATACCTTCATAATCAGTAGCAATTACTTCTGCACTAACATTATTATCGACAATATCACATATTGCTTTATAATGGTTCTTAATGTTTTTATCACCAGTAATGCCTTCTTTGGCCATTAACGATGGATTTGTGGTTACGCCATCTAGTACGCCCAGGTCGTAGGCTTGTCTAATTTCGTCAAGGTTTGCGGTATCAATAAAGAATTTCATAAGGATATTTAGTGGTTAAATTTTAGATGTGCTAAGTTAATTATGAAATGGCAAGGTTCCTAAAAATTAATCAGAGTCAACCAAGAAAGGGGGAGGAAATAAAAAAGGCAAATCAAGTATCGCACCGCTACAACCGCTTACCCTTGCTACCTTCCGGTCCTGGGGGAGTTCAGCAGGAGCTGGTCGTACTGATTTGCCACTGCAAAGGTAGGCCGAATAACTGAATTGTTAAAATATAATTACCTTCTTTCAGCTATCTTTTTTAAATTGATAAAAAATTGCTGTTATGGCTGAAATTACCTACCAATTGCGTTTGCTTAAGCTGCATTGCTACAGACAAGAAGAAAGCGATGGAGATGAGGTTTTTATTAAATATAAGAAGGAGAAAATCTGGCCGCTTAAATCAAAATACGAAAGTATGAAAGAGGGCAGCTTAGATGTTAATGTAGATATAGCTGGCCTTGAATCCGGTACTGAGGTAGAAATTGAACTCTGGGATTACGATTTACTCACTCCCAATGACAAGTTGGGAACTTTTAAGATGTTAGTAAATGAAAAAGGAGGCCCATTTAAAACGGACTTACTTGTTGAGTTGGGTGAAGATGCTAAATATAGCCTCGAATGGGAGGCTTATTAACTGATACCTTTTAAATACAGATTGAACTCTATGGGGCTGGAAGGCTTGAATCCATCTTCATTAAAATCTTCATAAATATCAGAGTCAAACTGCATTTTTCTTTTTTCTACAGTTTTGTCTTTATAAATGGTGAGTTCTACACCTTCAAAAGTTTTCGGGTTTAACTGAACTATAATGGTGAAGTCTTCAAACTCCCGCTTAAAATATTCATGTATCATGCTATAGTAGCAGCAATACTAACTTTTTTCAACGGTTTTTTAATTGTTTCTTTTTCGATATTAATATTCTCTATCAATTGCTCTTCTAACATAGATGCCCATGTTTTTAAGTATTTAACTACATCGGCTTTTCTGTTGTGGCTTAAATAGCGTTCCTCAACAGGCAATTTTTGAAGCACATTTTTATCACTTAGTTTTTCCAGATGTTTCAGGTCATCGGAATCAAATCCAAAATCGAGCATGGTGGTGATCAGGTCATCCATAAGCAAACCACTTGTTGGGCAGTAGTCATTGAGTTGTTCATTCCAGTCACCATATTTTTGCATAGCCCTGCTATGAATATCTGAACTTGAATAGTGAGTAATTTCTTGAGCCAGAAAACCACAATTACAGCTACCCATATGGCCCCATTGGTAATTGTTACTTGAAGCTAATTTAGTTGCTGTTTTTCTTAAGACGTCTACAATTTCTAAAGTTGCTCTAGCCATATTTTCATCAGTTTATATTATAACAAAACCTTTGCATTATGGTTCTGTATTTAAAGTTTCACAATGCTTTATTCATTTCTATCCTTTGTAAAAACCGTTGATCAAAGATTGTCCGAGTCTCTTAACCGATTTTCATAGATTTGCAATGCCAAATCTAACAACTAAAAATGATTATGAAATTAACAAAAAACAACCTCGCTTGGCTTGCTTCCGGCATGATTTTACTATCGGCCTGCTCTGAGCCCAAGGAGGAAAAGACAGCCGAAGATGTTCAGGCGCTAAATATGGCTAATTTGGATTCTACAGTGAATCCTGGCGATGACTTTTTCCAATTCGCCAATGGCGGCTGGTTAAAAACTACTGAAATACCTGGTGACAGAGGCAGTTGGAGTTCTTTTGGCGAACTACGTGAAAACACAAACGAAGTGGTATTGGAGGTACTTAATAGTGCTGCTGAAAGCGATAAGTATGCCAAAGGAACAGACCAGCGTAAAGCAGCAGATTTTTACTCTATTGGTATGGACTCACTACTTGCTGAGAAAGCTGGTATACAACCTTTGAAGCCTCATCTGGAAATGATAGCCGCAATTAATGATGTGCAAAGTCTTCAAAAGTACTTGTCGGAACAAGAAACTTATGGTGGCGGAGCATTCTTCGGTTTTGGTGTATTTGCTGATTTGAAGAATAGCACAATGAATGCTGCATATCTTGGTCAGGGTGGTCTTGGTCTTCCGGACAGAGATTATTACACCAAAACAGATTCTCGATCCAAAGAAATCAGAGAAAAATATGTAAAACATGTTTCAAGAATGCTTCAATTAATGGGCGATACCCCCGAGTCGGCAGATGCGCAGGCTAAAAGAATTATGGCATTAGAAACCAGGTTAGCAGAAGCTTCTATGACGAATGTTGAGCAGAGAAATATACCTGCGCTTTACAACAAAATGTCGTTAAACCAGCTAGGGGAAATTGTGCCATCGGTAGATTGGAAAATGTATTTCGCAGATATGGGTGTTAACAAGATCGATACAATTATTGTAACTCAACCGGAGTTCATGAAAGAATTTGAAGCCATAGTAAAAGATGGTAAAGTGGATGTATGGAAAGAATACTTAAAATGGAAACTCATTGATGGTGCTTCTGCATATTTAAGCAATGATTATGTACAAGCTAATTTCGAATTTTTCAGTAAAGAATTGAGAGGTGTAGAAGAAATGAGGCCTCGCTGGAAGAGAGTTTTGAGCACAACCAATAACTCTTTAGGAGAAGCAATTGGTAAACTTTATGTAGATGAGGTATTTCCTCCTGAAGCAAAACAAAAGGCTCAGGAAATGGTGGAAAACATTAAGCTGGCATACGCAGAGAGAATCAAAAATTTGGATTGGATGACTGATTCTACCAAAACTAAAGCATTAGAAAAGCTTAAAAAGATGGTGGTTAAAATTGGTTATCCTGATGAGTGGAGAAGTTATGCTGAATTGGAAGTAAATGGTGATCCTGAAACTTCATCTTACGTTCAGAATTTAATGAATGCTGCTAAGTTTGGATTTGAATACAATACTTCAAAACTAGGTGAGCCTGTAGATAAAAAAGAGTGGGGAATGAGTCCTCAGACTGTGAATGCTTATTTCAACCCGTTAAATAATGAAATTGTATTCCCGGCAGCTATTTTACAACCGCCATTCTATAATTATAAAGCAGATGCTGCTGTAAATTATGGTGGTATTGGTGCTGTCATTGGCCATGAAATTTCTCATTGTTTTGATGATCAGGGGAGTAGGTTTGATGCTGATGGTAACTTGAAAAACTGGTGGACAGATGTAGATTTGAAGAATTTTCAGGCAAGAACTGGTCAGTTGGTTGCACAGTACGATGCCTATGAGCCATTGGATAGTGTGAATGTAAATGGAGAATTTACATTGGGTGAAAATATTGGTGACTTAGGGGGTATAAGTGCTGCCTATGACGGATTGCAGAGACACCTTGCCGCCAATGGTGATCCAGGTAAAATAGATGGTTTTACTCCTGAGCAAAGATTCTTTTTATCATGGGCGACTGTTTGGAGAGTGAAATACAAAGATGAGTCTTTAAGAACACAGATTCTTACTGATCCACATTCACCGGGAATGTATAGAGCCAATGGCCCAATCTCGAACATGGAGGAGTTTTTTACTGCTTTTAATGTGAAGGAAGGCGATGCCATGTATAAACCAGACAGCACAAGGGTGAAGATTTGGTAATTAGTAATTCAACTAATTGTGAAACCTCTGGATATTTATTCAGAGGTTTTTTAATTTAAGTGGTTCAATAGAAAAAATAAATATTATGGGAAAAGGAGATAAAAAGACGAAAAAGGGTAAAATATCGATGGGGTCTTATGGTGTTACTCGACAGAGATCGAAAAACAAGAAGTCTGTAAATCGCCCAGCAGAGGCAAAGCCTAAAGCAGAGAAAAAGGCCGAACCTAAAAAAGCAGCTGCAACTAAAAAACCTGCAGCTAAAAAAGCCGCGACTAAAAAGAAGGAATAGTCTAAAAAAGTAGAATGAAAAAGAAATTGTAAAATTTTCTAGGAATCATTTTTTTATTTGAAAACCAAATCTATATTTGAGAATCAATGAAGAAAAATTTTACATATAACGCTTGGTGGTACTTTTCTAAATAGAAAGGGAACAGCGTTATTGTATAAAAACATAAAACAAAACTTAAAGCTCGCTGTTCCAACAGTGAGCTTTTTTTATGACTAAAAATATGAACAAGACATTTAACAACTGGTGGTGGTATTTTAAAATCAATGGGGATTGAACGCAAGAAGTATGTCTAAAAGATAAAGGCCTTGTGTTCACTCACAAGGCCTTTTTTTATTCCTATGAACTGAAAAATGAAAATAAAATTAAATACCATACATAAAAAACTACTTGCTGATACACTAACACCGGTTAGTATCTATCTGCGACTTAGAGATAAATATGCCGACAGCATTCTACTTGAAAGCTCAGACTATCACGGCAATGAAAATAGCTTCTCTTACATCTGTTGTGAGCCACTTGCTGAGATAAAAGCAAAAGGAAAAATGCTCCACCAGCAACTTCCAGGCAATACAGAACAGATAAAATCTATTGAGGAGGGTCAACTGGTAACCGAACTTGAGTCATTTAAGAATTCATTTCAGGTAGCCGACAATAATTTCAAATTCAGCACGAATGGCCTTTTCGGTTATATGGCTTACAATGTCATTCAGCACTTCGAAGACCTGGATTTAAAAAATGAGAATAGCGAAATACCTGATTTACTCTACAGGGTCTATCGATTTGTCATTGTTGTAGATCACTTCAAAAATGAGATGTATGTGTTCGAACATACTACTGAAGGTCAGGAGAATAAGATAGAAGAATTGGTTTCATTGATCAACAGACATGCTGATCCGCAATTCGAATTCAAGATTCAGGGAGAAGAGTCGTCAGTTTATAATGACGAGCAGTTTTTAGAAATACTTCAAAAAGGAGTTGACCACTGCCATAGAGGCGATGTGTTTCAAATAGTCTTATCAAGGAGATTTATGTCCACCTTCCAAGGCGATGAGTTTAATGTGTATCGTGCCCTAAGATCCATTAATCCATCGCCTTATTTATTCTATTTCGATTATGGAAGCTTCAAGTTATTTGGCTCTAGCCCTGAATCACAAATTCTGATCAAAGGCGACAGAGCATCGATATTTCCAATAGCAGGTACATTCAGAAGAACAGGAGATGATGCTGCTGATGCAGAATTAGCGAAGAAATTATCAGAAGATGAAAAGGAAAATGCTGAGCACATCATGCTTGTTGACCTAGCTAGAAATGATTTGAGTAGAAGCTCGAAGAATGTAAATGTTGAGGTTTACAAGGAGGTGCAATACTACTCGCATGTAATACACCTGGTATCAAAAGTAACAGGACAGTTAAACGGACATGGTTCTTCGTTGCAATTAGTAGCCGACACCTTTCCGGCAGGCACGCTTTCAGGAGCACCAAAGTACAAAGCCATGGAGCTGATTGATCAATATGAGCAGACTAGTAGAAACTACTATGCTGGTGCCATTGGCTTTATGGGTTTCAATGGAGATTATAATCATGCTATTATGATTAGGTCATTTTTAAGTAAAAATAACCAATTGCACTATCAGGCAGGAGCCGGGGTTGTGGCCAAATCCAGCCCTGAGAGTGAGTTGAAAGAAGTTGATAACAAACTGGCAGCATTGCGCAATGCCATTAAACTAGCGGAGGAGATAAACAGATGAAGATTTTAGTACTCGATAATTACGATTCATTTGTCTACAATCTTGTGCATGGTGTCCGAGAGCTAGGTTATGGTGAGGCTCTGACAGTTGTAAGAAATGATAAAATCTCATTAGAGGAGGTTGATCAATTTGATAAAATACTGCTTTCACCAGGCCCTGGAATTCCTGACGAGGCAGGTATTATGAAGGCGTTAATTGAAAAGTATGGTGCAACAAAATCAATCTTAGGTATTTGTTTAGGGCATCAGGCTATTGCAGAAGTATATGGTGCCGAACTATATAACATGAAAGAAGTACTGCATGGCATTGAAGGAGAGCTTGTTGAGCATTTTGATGAAATTTTCGATGGAATGCCTGCGTCATTTAAGATTGGTCATTATCACTCATGGGCAGTAAAAGAGGATTCAATATCTAGTCCACTTAAGATCACGGCTAAAGATAAAAGTGGATTAGTTATGGGCCTCTCTCATGAACAATTTGATGTAAAAGGACTTCAGTTTCATCCAGAATCAATACTAACAGAAGGAGGGATGAAGATTATTGAGAATTGGCTTGCAAAAGAGAATCCCCTCCTTGGAGGGGCAAGGGGTGGGTATGAAGTGATTAAGACCCACCCCTAACCCCTCCCGAGAGGGGAATTAGAATCGGCTAAATATAAAGACATGAAAGAAATACTATATAAACTATTCAATCACGAAACACTGGATAAGGAAACAGCCCGGCAAGTGCTTGTAGATCTTGCAGGAGGTAAATTCAACCAAAGTCAGGTAGCAGCTTTTCTCACTGTGTATATGATGCGAAGCATCACTGTAGAAGAACTTACAGGCTTCAGAGATGCGATGCTGGAATTATGCTTGCCTGTTGAGATTCAGGAGTATGATGCTATTGATCTTTGCGGGACCGGAGGTGATGGACGAAACACCTTCAATATCTCTACACTGAGTTCATTTGTAGTAGCAGGTGCCGGACAGGCGGTTGCCAAACATGGTAATAATGGTGTTTCGTCTGTATGTGGCTCGAGTAACTTGATGAATTATTTCGGATATGAATTCACCAATGACGAGGGGAAGTTGAAAAGGAGTCTTGAAGAAGCCAACATTTGCTTTTTGCATGCGCCATTATTTCACCCAGCCATGAAGAATGTAGCACCGATTAGAAAGAATTTAGGAGTAAAAACCTTCTTTAATATGCTTGGGCCAATGGTGAATCCTTCTTTTCCAAAGAAGCAGTTAGTAGGTGTTTTTAGCCTCGAACTTGCTAGGCTGTATGGCTATTTATATCAGAAAACAGACAAGCGTTTTCTAATCCTTCATGCACTGGATGGGTATGATGAAATATCTCTCACTGGAGGATTCAAGATGATTTCCAATGCTGGCGAGCAACTACTAACTCCAGCAGATTTAGGATTAAATCAATTAAATCCTTCTGATATCTATGGAGGAGAAACTATTGAATCATCAGCCAAAATATTTGAACAAGTATTGAAGTGTGAGGCTACAGAAGCTCAGCATAATGTTGTAGTAGCCAATGCCGGTTTGGCCCTGCATTGTGCTGATGAAAACCTTTCTATTGCTGATGCCATAGCAAAAGCAGACGAATCACTAAGGTCAGGGAAAGCACTAAACGCATTTAAAAATTTAATAAATAAAAATATCACAGTACCAACGAACTAAGAGATGAATATACTAGAAGAAATTATCGCACATAAGCATAAAGAAGTAGCTGAAAAGCGATCGCTATTTCCAGAGAAGTTGTTAGAGCAGAGCATTTACTATGGCTCTAAATCAGTTTCACTAAGGAAGTACATCCAGAGAGAGGATAAGTCTGGGATAATTGCTGAAATCAAGCGCAAGTCACCCTCTAAAGGAATGATTAATGCCCATGTATCTGTAGAAAGAACTTCTATAGGCTACATGCAAGCAGGAGCTTCGGCATTATCAGTATTGACAGATCAGAATTATTTTGGAGGCAAGAATGAAGATTTAACGACAGCACGTAAGTTTAATTTCTGCCCAATTTTAAGAAAGGATTTCGTGGTTGACGAATATCAAATCCTTGAAACGAAATCTATTGGTGCAGATGCTATATTGCTTATCGCTGCTGCATTAGAAAGCAAGCAAATCAAACAGTTCGCAGAGTTTGCTAAGTCTTTAGGGTTAGAGACTTTACTTGAAGTGCATAACCAACAGGAGCTTGATGCATCACTAAATGAATTCATTGATTTGGTGGGAGTGAATAATCGCGATCTTAAGTCATTTGAAGTATCTATTGAAGCTTCAAAGTCATTAGCTCATGCTATTCCGAATGAGTTTGTAAAGGTTTCCGAAAGTGGAATAAGTGATCCGGAGATTATTCTGGAGTTAAAACAGGAAGGATTTGAAGGTTTTTTGATTGGGGAAAGGTTTATGACAAGCAGCCGTCCTGAGAAGTCTTGTGCACGATTTATAGAACAATTAAGTCAATTAGAAAAGAAGCAATATGCTT
This genomic window contains:
- a CDS encoding PorP/SprF family type IX secretion system membrane protein, which produces MRKVLAIILTLVAFQSKGQDPQFSQYYAAPLYLNPAFAGTSVGHRFILNYRNQWPNLNNGFVTYAFSYDYNLDHLKSGIGALVTVDKAGSANLTSTNFNFVYSYKVQLANKWVFTPGLSFGYANRSIDFDKLVFGDQLDFDSDGQVPTTDQSVNSLGNANYFDFGAGFLLYSKNFWAGVSTAHINQPNRSLLDEESEVPMKTSVHAGFRIPLYHGLMKRARVSSIAPSFIYKTQGEFDQLDVGLHFLYEPVMIGLWYRGIPVQQNVSDNISQDAVVIILGMQLKDFEIGYSYDFTVSELGTISGGAHEVSLQYRFEAMSGGKAKKPDKYIPCPTFTK
- a CDS encoding CCA tRNA nucleotidyltransferase; protein product: MNLKSNLDNPIFKVVSEAGEELGIDVYVVGGFVRDILLKRPSKDIDFVTVGSGIELAQKVAEKINEKQVSIFKNFGTANIKSKGFDLEFVGARKESYNRNSRKPVVENGTLQDDQNRRDFTINAMAISLNKANYGELIDPFEGQKDLKRKVMRTPLQPEITFSDDPLRMMRAIRFATQLQFDIEPDTYEGIVQNIDRIEIVSMERVSDELNKIILSNKPSYGFKLLFHSGLLKKIFPEMVDLHGVETIDGKSHKDNFYHTLQVLDNVCEKSNYLWLRWAAILHDIAKPPTKRFDPKVGWTFHGHEDKGARMVPGIFKKLKLPLNEKMHYVKKLVRLHLRPIALVKDDITDTAIRRLLFEAGNDIDDLMKLCRADITSKNDIKVQKYLSNFKKVERKMKEVEEKDQVRNFQPPVSGEEIMNAFNIAPGRIIGEIKEAIKEAILEGEIQNNRAEALELMYKLAKTKGLDKVSGNN
- a CDS encoding tetratricopeptide repeat protein codes for the protein MKYIAILSFVLLSLNVTAQDEATQPKQASAGQVLTNHYIRTYQAGMRYNDFSVAKHALYNILVENPQNDSILYSLSLLYFQSQNYASAALTAQDIIAVNPDNLGALEIAAVSYENLGVNDKALETYETLYLKTDDLQTLYKMAFLQFDLEKYAESKTNADILLNKKGVEEMNAVFNDTEGKQKEYPAKVALLNLKGLIAQKQGDNKVAENYYQQALTIAPDFKMAKDNLATLKK
- a CDS encoding RNA polymerase sigma factor — translated: MAQHEYNIHQNIIDECLRGSRAAQYELYKLYSKAMYNACFRIVRNSGDAEDVLQDAFVSAFKNLKSFKGDSSFGAWLKRIVINKSLNFLKKRSIDVTPMDELPEVKEENEETFYGDLSVERIKDAVEKLPEGYRLVFSLYLLEGYDHGEIGEILGISESTSKSQFNRSKKKIRELLQVNG
- a CDS encoding cell division ATP-binding protein FtsE, with product MSFSTDPVVRVKDATIFQDSNTVLSEVNFELEKGEFAFLIGRTGGGKSSLLKTLYADLPLRLGQIDVAGYNIGNIKKSQVPLLRRKLGIIFQDFQLFPDRTVAENLTFVMKATGWRDNSKMKARQAEVLMQVGLGSVGSKMPHQLSGGEQQRVVIARAMINEPVILIADEPTGNLDPEVSQGIFRLFLDINKKGTAILMATHDHTLVRDNTARILKCEKGKLLDSKVEQFDLKTTVY
- the fsa gene encoding fructose-6-phosphate aldolase, which codes for MKFFIDTANLDEIRQAYDLGVLDGVTTNPSLMAKEGITGDKNIKNHYKAICDIVDNNVSAEVIATDYEGIIKEGEELAKIDDKIVVKVPMIKEGVKAIKYFSDKGIRTNCTLIFSAGQALLAAKAGASYVSPFIGRLDDISHDGLTLIEQIVQIYDNYGFDTEILAASVRHTMHLIQCAEIGADVATCPLNVITSLLNHPLTDKGLAQFLADHKKGNK